The following is a genomic window from Streptomyces lincolnensis.
CCGGCTGCTCGTCGCGACCGTCGGCGGAACCGTCGCGGGCTGGCTGGTCATCCGCCGGGACCCGCATCCGCTGATCGCCCACTGGGGGGTGGTCAACCACGTGCAGACCCACCCACGCTTCCGCCGACGGGGAATCGGCACCGCCCTCATGACCCGCGTCCGGGAGATCGCCGCTCAGGACCTGAAACTGGAGCAGCTCCGGCTCAGTGCGCGAGGGGGACTCGGTGTCGAGCACTTCTACCGGAGCCTGGGCTGGACCGAGGTGGGCCGGTGGCCGGGTGCGCTGCGCGTGGCCCCCGGTGACGACCGTGACGACATCCTGATGTGCCTCGGCCTGTGAACCGTCAGGTGAACGCGCCCTGTACGAACCTTGTCCACTCGTAAAGCGAAGGTAAGGCCCCTGCACCACAGGGCGTAAACAGACCGAGGAATGGAAAGGGGGTATACGGCAAAACCGCGGGAAGTGTCGGACGTGCCCGGATCCGGGCGCGCCGGCCTCAGTGGGAGGGGTACCGCGTGTGGGCGGACGGCACTTGCATCTGGCACCCCGGCTCGGACCGCGGCTCGGATCGCTGCTGGACTCGGCCGGCTTCCTGCACATGCTCACCGACGCGCTCGGCTCG
Proteins encoded in this region:
- a CDS encoding GNAT family N-acetyltransferase encodes the protein MTVSDSPEFLQITRPHEITPDLREQLVDCWTAVINAGGAVIAPGIPLPPVSVRDVVPAAERLIDGLDPEHGRLLVATVGGTVAGWLVIRRDPHPLIAHWGVVNHVQTHPRFRRRGIGTALMTRVREIAAQDLKLEQLRLSARGGLGVEHFYRSLGWTEVGRWPGALRVAPGDDRDDILMCLGL